A window from Plasmodium relictum strain SGS1 genome assembly, chromosome: 7 encodes these proteins:
- a CDS encoding protein kinase, putative: MKTISKEDCFSKCKEKDDFICNQLYNILTYQPFNEILEYKNGDIYIGETENKKRQGYGYYIYMDIKTIYQGQWKENAKNGYGTLFNQKEVIYSGEWLNNISHGFGSTYKNGKLFVGSYKFGLINGVGILRKKNSFNFCLFQSNKKKFLIKISKYMDIYLYLYKNKKVILKEKFCTFFPIYMNKRIPKIVHKEIFFKLFSIDKSINNFSSQNYKNNKNYNNLCSNNSLNYINFDLYISCQNKLFRKTDKLKRKNSTNNDDDNSNNQYFGINNNNNNYYNYDIDNNNNDNNNNSNDNFNNNNNKCTFHFFNSSLKSNFILTNLKYNDEKSVSSQNFSSENEQTYDDNTPLPNNILNSYKSLNDKNFQNFNKNLLLYKTDSNNSYSSLNVTFSSDSVFNGIKKKKKIVIPYLFYKKKDGKIIRNRRNKRNKEKYYKLLIGEYNGNLPKLEDSNSSSNFSNIKAHNEIDILKKKKINNIFNSNSHREKVEEFGEYMTFLKYLKEINIKKKIKCIYQWEKCHILILLYFFKLDKYIYSFNHNNIKGFHFFILNSRILKNLGIYSNEHIYFFLNFINTFNRIHNIYLQILIRWENIKKDSLLSYNSINKKEFFIIKHFKGSSNIYFCYYQNTPVCLKIISHRKEVLLNNYKKKNNKIKHIKNQNQERNPEYNKVQKNTEENEAIISNKKEMISYLNNREYEEEYSKKEPKEQESIKENAITSNLKNNFLNTAQKLLFNEKLILYNDKLNKNLLYNLKNLKNKLTNREEEIKISKNDYQKPSFNEDKKQFKEENKGNSKFFNTTNNKYNNILSHNNEFKNNGDNISTIDSYESSNFVEKLKCRMNFMREYFIISNLRHPNIIKYIGNIMSKKKEKFGLVFEYLKGNHLYDFIYKSKKPLKNRKIIKIFYEISASLHYIHERNICHGNLNNKNIFITNKGNVKICNFQNSSIESFYNYKIDCKKKYDTRRYKNNYHFYENLSLPLPYITSINDIRFSDIISPFLQFNTNKFNNVKTSYHDCYKAPEVLRDEEYTNKSDIYSFGVIMYEIIFDTLPFINEYVPLFFLISTCTHQRYINFDINKLNSKFDYSLFHISINIMLLIKQCLHPIPYNRPNSKYLCEHFKYLLDLLKLYKIK; this comes from the exons ATGAAAACAATTTCTAAAGAAGACTGTTTTTCGAAATGTAAAGAAAAGGATGATTTTATTTGTAATCagttatataatatattaacatATCAGCCTTTTAATGAAATT ttagaatataaaaatggtGATATTTATATAGGAGAAacagaaaacaaaaaaagacAAGGATATGgttattacatatatatggaTATTAAGACTATATATCAAgg gcAATGGAAAGAAAATGCAAAAAATGGTTACGGGACATTATTCAACCAAAAGGAAGTTATTTATTCag GTGAATGGCTAAATAACATTTCACATGGTTTTGGTAGCACTTATAAAAATGGGAAATTATTTGTAGGTTCATATAAATTTGGTTTGATAAATGGTGTAGgaatattaagaaaaaaaaacagttttaatttttgtctATTTCAAtccaacaaaaaaaaattcttaattaaaatttcgAAATATAtggatatatatttatatttgtataaaaataaaaaagttattttaaaagaaaaattttgtaCCTTTTTTCcaatttatatgaataaaagGATTCCTAAGATTGTTcataaagaaatttttttcaaattatttaGCATAGATAAGTCAATCAATAACTTTTCTTCAcagaattataaaaataataaaaattataacaatttatgctcaaataattctttaaattatataaactttgatttatatataagttgtcaaaataaattatttagaaaaacAGACAaattgaaaagaaaaaatagtaCTAACAACGATGATGATAATAGTAACAATCAATATTTTGgcattaataataataataataattattataattatgatattgataataacaataatgataataataataacagtaatgataattttaataataataataataaatgcacttttcatttttttaacagTTCTTTAAAAAGTAACTTTATTTtaacaaatttaaaataCAATGATGAAAAAAGTGTATCTTCACAAAACTTCTCCAGTGAAAACGAACAAACATATGATGATAATACTCCACTTCcaaataatattttgaacagttataaaagtttaaatgacaaaaattttcaaaattttaacaaaaatcTTTTACTTTATAAAACTGATTCAAATAATAGTTATTCGTCTCTAAACGTAACCTTTAGCAGCGACTCTGTTTTTAatggaataaaaaaaaagaaaaaaattgtaattccttatcttttttataaaaaaaaggatgggaaaataataaggaatagaagaaataaaagaaataaagaaaaatattataaattactGATTGGTGAATATAATGGAAATCTTCCTAAATTAGAAGATAGTAACAGCTCTTcaaatttttcaaatataaaaGCACATAATGAAattgatattttaaaaaaaaaaaaaattaacaatatatttaatagtaATTCTCATAGAGAAAAAGTGGAAGAATTTGGTGAATACAtgacttttttaaaatatttaaaagaaataaatataaaaaaaaagataaaatgtatatatcaATGGGAAAAGTGCCATATTTTAATCTTGCTATACTTCTTTAAActtgataaatatatatattcttttaatcataataatattaaaggatttcatttttttattttgaatagCAGAATATTAAAGAATTTAGGAATATATAGTAAtgaacatatttatttttttttgaatttcattaatacatttaatagaatacataatatttatttgcaaattttaataagatgggaaaatataaaaaaggattCCTTATTAAGTTATAattctataaataaaaaagaattttttattattaaacatTTTAAGGGCAGCtctaatatatatttctgcTACTATCAAAATACTCCTGTctgtttaaaaattatttcacaTAGAAAAGAAgtacttttaaataattataaaaaaaaaaataataaaataaagcatataaaaaatcaaaatcaAGAAAGAAACCCAGAATATAATAAGGTTCAAAAAAATACTGAAGAAAATGAGGCTATAAttagtaataaaaaagaaatgataagttatttaaataatagagAATATGAAGAAGAATACTCTAAAAAAGAACCTAAAGAACAAGAGAGTATAAAAGAAAACGCTATTACttctaatttaaaaaataattttttaaatacagcacaaaaattgttatttaacgaaaaattaattttgtataatgataaattaaataaaaatttactctacaatttaaaaaatttaaaaaataagttaaCAAATCGCGAAgaggaaataaaaattagtaaaaatGATTATCAAAAGCCATCATTCAATGAAGATAAAAAGCAatttaaagaagaaaataaggGAAactcaaaattttttaatacaacaaataataaatataataatatattatcgcataataatgaatttaaaaataacggTGATAATATTAGCACAATTGACTCATATGAGTCATCTAATTTTGTGGAAAAGTTAAAATGTAGAATGAATTTTATGAgagaatattttattatttccaaTTTAAGGCATcctaatattattaaatatataggAAATATTATGAgcaagaaaaaagaaaaatttggGTTAgtttttgaatatttaaaaggAAATCACTTGTATGATTTTATATACAAAAGTAAAAAAccattaaaaaatagaaaaattataaaaattttttatgaaatttcaGCTTCTTTACATTACATACATGAGAGGAATATTTGTCATGgtaatttaaataacaagaatatatttataacaaataaaggAAATGTAAAAATTTGTAATTTTCAGAACTCATCTATAGAAAgcttttataattataaaattgattgcaaaaaaaaatatgatacaagaagatataaaaataactatcatttttatgaaaatttgtCCTTACCACTTCCGTACATTACATCTATTAACGATATAAGATTTAGTGATATTATTTCACCTTTTCTACAatttaatacaaataaattcAATAATGTTAAAACTAGTTACCATGATTGTTATAAAGCTCCTGAAGTTTTAAGAGATGAAgaatatacaaataaaagTGATATATATTCTTTCGGTGTCATAATGtatgaaataatatttgATACATTACCatttataaatgaatatgtcccgttattttttttaatttctacaTGTACTCACCAaagatatattaattttgatataaataaattgaaTTCAAAATTTGATTATTCTTTGTTTCATATTTCTATAAATATTATGTTGCTAATTAAGCAGTGTCTACATCCAATACCTTATAATAGACctaattcaaaatatttatgtgaacattttaaatatttgttAGATTTACTGAAATTatataagataaaataa
- a CDS encoding protein kinase, putative: protein MNQLRKVDLFQENSNSNTIFSNYDNELNSLNEKSYVNNNNNSNIIPLKKYSNSDVYILPFTKENGNDFLKISNNYSKEGRELENNNNNEYMLNYLNAYINKNIKNKISDNASNNALGIIDKNNDINYNFISNQLKESKAIIETKNSMYKLSSNGNQKNSNNFSSGINELIHKNTLLNNKNIPNNILNEIIPGENVINNIQRINYINNFYNMNGSDNVNNIKNDINEMKNIKNNKEISNKFNSNLISKYGNNLNLKSSINILNQENDNKVYNNDSIYESTFDNDLSENQIINDNVNANDNKLSFKTHNNKVKDKSDSTKISYSQYVNLPCTPRVNNIESILNFNQINSHHSDKKSYIRKQSNISSGIPQEEFLRAQEKENYKNFLNVINKRMENIMKDKNIIQVENHYKPNTQPKNIKMHDKINDINNNNNNNKLINLYNYNSYLKNMKLNMNENKSANMYINNQNIFNELNESYKNSYLKKIYFKLPFGSIHDKNTFVHDSLKVSKCYSPSFQYSHNDEMNNDVNNTSKNIDFLNNFAVSDNRSNNNNNSSNIDKINNINNITILNSLNNANDINSTNNVEDNISVKQITNANINNSHHLIIKKKKISSNLNESEGKDFSFEKKASNNNTFNKNDFYLNQINTYNENNEFYISENTNKETINDDNSFLHSDSNVQLREASYKNEKGQNIKDGNIEENNVHFYNENYTNLKSNDIINKSEKNYNEEEINNLGNFDNLININHNNSNVMENQMSLNNNLNNNINNINTNYNTSVTNNYNINNSFMHIPNNFINKNSNNDFINTSDNFITINNNINRDFNKINDNTINRIDNNNNNMNYNKQIINIQNEKKINEQTQIDTLNNGMNNLSLDINFNNMEYEKMNNSNSEAIFYENISYVNEKDNNDINNTINNINTNINSNISNINNNNEMDIKSEECNNEDDNNEIKKNENYELHINIDEKGKFSNYFNPEINNENVSSLENNINYNKKINNISDNKLNDLNYSISNSCLKNSLINVNSAINDNISYDNNNDDECILNNNFTNTNFSFSMDHLDNSKSNIDNVNNISNVNNRLSNNLDNLNNIKNNNINSIEKNLSNNNINNYNLSNNINEENIANINRDLNSSNNNNSNINNVDNNINYMIERNIDYDSIYNKNLFENKYVNIKNNNNNLGFFDQNKVGVLSKSNIILTNSNGYSKENVIYPINTTYKYNTVNSKENYITTSNFNDNFNVSNLNNIKNLNTMNILNNVSNLNNINNVNNLSSINNANNINNLNRVNNMNTLNNMNTLKNINNFNNANNISNISNANNVNNFINKDKILENEVFKSINLVNNSVKNVNVMDNSSLYKNTVSMNLVKNNNIVNSMTYNQSKLLINKQNIPSNRCMNNNIRNLNNNTIDYKSIVNNVVNTNNFEYAQINENKNYFMLSHNNNSNNNSNNNNNNSNNNSNNNNNNNLSYRKNILCDNKTNDKTNLFLSYNKLSNVSNGYNVEISEKKLINLDNYNMNNIMKSEHSPNNVISKSIIDINDNKNMTIGKLMNSSNNDIGERRHLDNSDINLLNMKSCVYTNILESKNNSIINENNNNKNNMNPEIANSKINNYINDNISNLILNKNINNFINNGRQAIQNNVNPYLSNVNNINVHNINFKKNENIYNHKNIPIENKINNNNDSINRYCKESSNDIEKINDHFILANNKNINIINKIKNQKGTYICNYAKNCISLNSVASQKINDVNVNKISEARIIYNNNNKSKNTCLNNKNDFNKNTLDKNYEINKNGNSNENINYLSNFRNIVNNNASSNNNIQNSFKENFYNNLNILTSNKNISNIDFNDNIIYKNNNGKINSSSSNHKINITQALLSNRGTRLYRNSVINEHRNILDQSNKERKYDELNDEVNESEINGNDNMQEKKFLHNDTQIKREKKNIENMNNSYYFNSNIVQKHYEYNNLINNNKINDIMHLKNSLNYNNGIINHDKKINQDDFIQTTLNNILTNDIKNKNYDELMCNKNFISNNQMYSINSKIQNNIPNNIPNTNLISKYNKDLLTNNERSNIRLMAGNTDLNNINNNISNFNSISNNNICYRNIECYNGVNENNSNVSSDKSSKNKNIMNNIKLDNTIKNRNSQNSYANIGTINDINKVVFNNQNKVDENSQHIYDVEQGNIKYISNSSDLTNKKKENENVFRISKTQLLSLENDIKYLQSLSTYIKSEDLYFETYEETDVYYDKSNNEYMHTVSSCTQINTKDYGINKSIINNKDYLNGKLKKEKKKTKYFTNRFSSKLKYTIIEEGSFGVVYKGWYKGLNVAVKIPVDKMARQDPYGLTKRSINEWKILSKCDHPNIIKLCGGIVHSYFDIWLVTKLVNGLDLHTIKNNMSKDEKVLGIDISLKMCRQLAGVIDFLHTPIKNKKNVIIHRDIKPENLIIDNDWNIHLCDFGDAEECEDGIVTNVSGATWIYAPPELLTCHPLKQSSDYNFLDHTKLSYKWDIWSMGCVFQEMMNLPSPFQHYIITFEESDQIYEKLVDVFTKKLPPCIHSKIENSPFADIIRLCLNYDPNLRPTASEIVQLLNQPDEYLLLKRK from the coding sequence ATGAATCAATTAAGAAAAGTAGATTTGTTTCAAGAAAATAGTAATAGCAACACaatattttcaaattatgataatgaattaaattcattgaatgaaaaaagttatgtaaataataacaaCAATTCCAATATAATACCATTAAAAAAGTATTCGAATAGTGATGTATATATCTTACCTTTTACAAAAGAAAATGGAAAtgattttttgaaaataagcAATAATTATTCAAAAGAAGGTAGAGAacttgaaaataataataataatgaatatatgcttaattatttaaatgcttatataaataagaatataaaaaataaaattagtgaTAATGCATCTAATAATGCATTAGGaataatagataaaaataacgatattaattataattttatatcaaaTCAGTTAAAGGAAAGTAAAGCAATTATTGAAACGAAAAATTCAATGTATAAATTATCTTCAAATGGTAACCAAAAAAATAGCAATAACTTTAGCTCAGGTATAAATGAATTGATACATAAAAACACCTtacttaataataaaaatattcctaataacattttaaatgaaataattccTGGGgaaaatgtaataaataatatacaaagaattaattatattaataatttttataatatgaaTGGCTCAgataatgtaaataatataaaaaatgatataaacgaaatgaaaaatataaagaataataaagagatttctaataaatttaatagtAATTTAATTTCCAAATAtggtaataatttaaatttaaaaagtagtataaatattctaaatcaggaaaatgataataaagtTTATAATAATGATTCTATATATGAATCTACATTTGATAATGACCTTAGTGAAAaccaaataataaatgataatgTAAATgcaaatgataataaattatcatttaaaacTCATAATAATAAGGTAAAGGATAAGAGCGATTCTACAAAAATATCTTATTCTCAATATGTAAACTTACCATGCACTCCAAGAGTTAACAATATTGAatctattttaaattttaatcaaATTAATTCCCATCATTCtgataaaaaaagttatattagAAAACAATCTAATATATCATCTGGGATTCCTCAAGAAGAATTTCTAAGAGCacaagaaaaagaaaattataaaaattttcttaatgtcataaataaaagaatggAGAATATTATGAaggataaaaatattattcaaGTTGAAAATCATTACAAACCAAATACTCAAccaaaaaatatcaaaatgcatgataaaataaatgatataaataataataataataataataaattaattaatttgtataattataatagttatttaaaaaatatgaaattaaatatgaatgaaaataaaagtgcaaatatgtatataaataatcaaaatatttttaatgaattaaatgaaagttataaaaattcttatttaaaaaaaatctatTTTAAATTACCCTTCGGATCTATACatgataaaaatacatttgtGCATGACTCATTAAAAGTATCTAAATGTTACTCACCCTCTTTTCAATATTCACATAATGATGAAATGAATAATGACGTTAACAATACTAGTAAAAACattgattttttaaataactttGCTGTATCAGATAATCGatctaataataataataacagcagtaatatagataaaattaataatataaataacataACTATTCTcaattcattaaataatgcaaatgatataaatagtaCAAATAATGTTGAGGATAATATAAGTGTCAAGCAAATAACTAATGCTAACATTAATAACAGTCatcatttaataataaaaaagaaaaaaataagtagtaatttaaatgaaagtGAAGGTAAAGATTTttcatttgaaaaaaaagctagcaataataatacatttaataaaaatgatttttatctaaatcaaataaatacTTATAATGAGAATAATGAATTTTACATCAGTGAGAATACTAATAAAGAAACAATAAATGAtgataattcttttttacaTAGTGATAGTAATGTACAACTTAGAGAAGCatcttataaaaatgaaaaagggcaaaatataaaagatggaaatatagaagaaaataatgtgcatttttataatgaaaattatactaatttaaaaagtaatgatattataaataaaagtgaGAAGAACTATAATGaggaagaaataaataacttAGGTAACTTTGATAATTTAATCAATATAAatcataataatagtaatgtTATGGAAAATCAGATgagtttaaataataatttaaataataatattaataatataaatacaaaTTATAATACTAGTGTTactaataattataatataaataatagttTTATGCACATTcctaataattttattaataaaaatagtaataatgattttataaatacaagtgataattttattactatAAACAACAATATAAATAGAgactttaataaaataaatgataatactATAAATAGaattgataataataataataatatgaattataataagcaaattataaatatacaaaatgaaaaaaaaataaacgaACAAACACAAATAGATACATTAAATAATGGTATGAATAATTTATCTTTAGATATAAACTTCAATAATAtggaatatgaaaaaatgaataattcaAATAGTGAGgctattttttatgaaaacaTTTCATATGTAAATGAAAAggataataatgatattaataatactaTTAATAATATCAACACTAATATTAATAGCAATATtagtaatattaataataataatgaaatggATATTAAAAGTGAGGAATGTAACAATGAAGATGATAATAatgagataaaaaaaaatgagaattATGAATTACATATTAATATAgatgaaaaaggaaaattttcaaattattttaatcctgaaataaataatgagaaTGTGAGTTCATTAGAAAATAACAtcaattataataaaaaaataaataatatctCAGATAATAAGTTAAATGATTTGAATTATAGTATAAGCAATAGttgtttaaaaaatagtttGATAAATGTAAATAGTGCcattaatgataatatatcTTATGATAACAATAATGATGATGAATGTATActgaataataattttactaATACTAATTTTTCGTTCTCCATGGATCATTTAGATAACTCAAAAAGTAATATAgataatgtaaataatataagCAATGTGAATAATAGATTAAGTAATAATTtggataatttaaataatataaaaaataataacattaaTAGTATAGAGAAAAATCTTAGtaataataacataaataattataatttaagtaacaacataaatgaagaaaatattgCAAATATAAATAGAGATTTAAAtagtagtaataataataatagtaatattaataatgtaGATAACAATATCAATTATATGATTGAAAGAAATATAGATTATGattctatatataataaaaatttatttgaaaataaatatgtaaatatcaaaaataataataataatttggGTTTCTTTGATCAAAATAAAGTTGGAGTTCTGTCTAAAAGTAATATTATTCTTACAAACAGTAATGGTTATTCAAAAGAAAATGTAATTTATCCAATTAATACTACTTACAAATATAATACTGTAAACagtaaagaaaattatattacaacaagtaattttaatgataattttaatgtaagtaatttaaataatattaaaaatttgaataCTATGAATATTCTAAATAATGTtagtaatttaaataatataaacaatGTAAACAACTTAAGTAGTATAAATAAtgcaaataatattaataatttaaatagagtaaataatatgaacactttgaataatatgaataccttaaaaaatataaataattttaataatgctAATAACATAAGCAACATAAGTAATGCAAATAATgtgaataattttataaataaagataaaattttagaaaatgaaGTTTTCAAAAGCATAAATTTAGTAAATAATTCAGTTAAAAATGTTAATGTGATGGATAATAGCTCTTTGTATAAGAATACTGTTTCTATGAATctagtaaaaaataataatatagtgAATTCTATGACTTATAATCAaagtaaattattaattaacaAACAAAATATTCCTTCAAATAGATgtatgaataataatataagaaacttaaataataatacgaTTGATTATAAATCTATTGTTAACAATGTTGTAAACACAAATAATTTTGAATATGCacaaattaatgaaaataaaaattacttCATGCTCTcacataataataatagtaataataatagtaataacaataataataatagtaataataatagtaataacaataataataataatttatcatatagaaaaaatattctatgtgataataaaacaaatgatAAAacgaatttatttttatcttacAATAAATTATCAAATGTATCAAATGGATATAATGTAGAAAtttctgaaaaaaaattgattaacttagataattataatatgaataatattatGAAAAGTGAACATAGTCCTAATAATGTAATAAGTAAAAGCATTAttgatataaatgataataaaaatatgacaATAGGTAAACTTATGAATAGCTCTAATAATGATATTGGTGAAAGGAGGCATCTTGATAATTCtgatattaatttattaaatatgaaaagtTGCGTATATACTAATATTTTagaatcaaaaaataattcaataatcaatgaaaataataataataaaaataatatgaatccTGAGATAGCAAACAGCAAAATAAATAACtatattaatgataatattagcaatcttattttaaataaaaatataaataactttattaatAATGGTAGACAGGCTATTCAAAATAATGTAAATCCCTATTTATCTaatgttaataatataaatgttcataatataaattttaaaaaaaatgaaaatatatataatcataaaaatataccaatagaaaataaaataaataataataatgattcaATCAACAGATATTGTAAAGAAAGCTCTaatgatatagaaaaaataaatgatcattttattttagcgaataataaaaatataaatattataaataaaattaaaaatcaaAAAGGTACTTATATTTGTAATTATGCAAAAAATTGTATTTCACTTAATAGTGTAGCTagtcaaaaaataaatgatgtaaatgtaaataaaatttcgGAAGCACGTATTAtttacaataataataataaaagtaaaaatacttgtttaaataacaaaaatgatttcaataaaaatacgttagataaaaattacgaaattaataaaaatggaaatagtaatgaaaatataaattatttatcaaattttagaaatattgttaataataatgccagtagtaataataatatacagAACAGTTTTAAAgagaatttttataataatttaaatattttaacaagtaacaaaaatatatccAATATAgattttaatgataatataatttataaaaataataatggtAAAATCAATAGTAGTAGTAGTAATcacaaaattaatataacaCAAGCTTTATTAAGTAACAGAGGTACACGTTTATATAGAAACTCAGTAATAAATGAACatagaaatatattagaTCAAAGTaataaagaaagaaaatatgaTGAACTTAATGATGAAGTAAATGAAAGTGAAATAAATGGAAATGATAATAtgcaagaaaaaaaatttcttcatAATGATACTCaaataaaaagagaaaaaaaaaatatagaaaatatgaataattcttattattttaatagtaATATAGTACAGAAACATTATGAATATaacaatttaattaataataataaaattaacgATATAatgcatttaaaaaattcattaaattataataatggtATTATAAACCAtgataaaaagataaatcaAGATGATTTTATACAAACTACACTAAACAATATTTTAactaatgatataaaaaataaaaattatgatgaaTTAATgtgtaataaaaatttcatttcaAATAACCAAATGTATAGCATAAATTCgaaaattcaaaataataTACCTAATAATATTCCTAATACTAATTTGATCTCAAAATACAACAAAGATTTATTGACAAATAATGAAAGAAGTAATATAAGACTAATGGCTGGAAATACTGAcctaaataatataaacaaCAATATTTCCAATTTTAATTCaataagtaataataatatatgttATAGAAACATAGAATGTTATAACGGAGTCAATGAAAATAACAGTAATGTTTCTTCTGATAAGtcatcaaaaaataaaaatattatgaataatataaagttagataatactattaaaaatagaaattctCAGAATAGTTATGCTAACATTGGTACAATTAATGATATAAACAAAGTTGTATTtaataatcaaaataaaGTAGATGAGAATTCACAGCACATATATGATGTTGAACAAGGGAATATAAAATACATTTCTAATAGTAGTGAtctaacaaataaaaaaaaagaaaatgaaaatgtttTTAGAATTTCAAAAACTCAATTACTTAGCTTAGAGAATGACATAAAATACTTACAATCTCTATCAACATATATTAAATCGGAGGATTTGTATTTCGAAACATATGAAGAAACAGATGTCTATTATGATAAAAGCAATAATGAGTATATGCATACGGTAAGCAGTTGTACACAAATTAATACAAAAGATTATGGGATAAATAAGTcaataataaataacaaagattatttaaatggtaaattaaaaaaagaaaagaaaaaaacaaagtATTTTACAAATAGATTTAGTAGCAAATTAAAATACACAATAATTGAAGAAGGGTCATTTGGTGTAGTATATAAGGGATGGTACAAAGGATTAAATGTTGCTGTGAAAATCCCAGTTGATAAAATGGCAAGGCAAGATCCATATGGATTAACTAAAAGATCAATTAATGAATGGAAAATTTTATCTAAATGTGATCATccaaatattattaaattatgcGGTGGAATAGTACATAGCTATTTTGATATATGGCTAGTAACAAAGTTAGTTAATGGCTTAGATTTACacacaataaaaaataatatgagtAAAGATGAGAAGGTTCTTGGTATagatatttctttaaaaatgtGTAGACAATTAGCAGGGGTAATTGATTTTTTGCACACacctataaaaaataaaaaaaatgtaataatacATAGAGACATAAAGCCAGAAAATTTGATTATTGATAATGACTGGAACATTCATTTATGTGATTTTGGTGATGCAGAAGAATGTGAAGATGGTATTGTTACAAATGTTTCTGGGGCTACTTGGATATATGCTCCACCTGAATTATTAACATGCCATCCTTTAAAGCAAAGTAGtgattataattttctaGATCATACTAAACTTTCTTATAAATGGGATATTTGGTCCATGGGTTGTGTTTTTCAGGAAATGATGAATTTACCTTCCCCTTTTCAACATTATATTATAACATTTGAAGAATCTGATCAAATTTATGAGAAACTAGTTGATGTCTTCACAAAAAAACTACCACCATGTATTCATtcaaaaattgaaaattctCCTTTTGCTGATATTATAAGATTATGCTTAAACTATGATCCAAATTTAAGGCCTACTGCTTCTGAAATTGTTCAGCTCTTAAATCAACCAGATGaatatttacttttaaaGAGGAAATAG